Proteins encoded within one genomic window of Deinococcus depolymerans:
- a CDS encoding P1 family peptidase yields MSENLTLTGIPGFQVGHWTHAEARTGCTVILCPPEGAVASASFLGPSPGTREGVLLSPDKKIERVHALLLTGGSAFGLSAAGGVVRVLEERGVGHPTPWARVPLVPAAVIYDLGVGRADLRPGEAQGEHAARAASADPVPRGLVGAGTGATAGKYLGGGVPGGLGSVLIERHGVRVGALAVVNPIGDVLDERGGVLAGPGVGPGAAAFTPGDVQNTTLIAVATEHSLSKTECRRLADAAQAALARVIHPSHTPWDGDSAFVLSAATLPPADPLLLVALVQEAVCAAVRDAVRAARNA; encoded by the coding sequence ATGAGCGAGAACCTGACCCTGACCGGCATTCCGGGCTTCCAGGTGGGCCACTGGACCCACGCCGAGGCCCGCACCGGCTGCACCGTGATCCTGTGCCCCCCGGAGGGTGCCGTGGCGTCCGCATCGTTCCTGGGCCCCAGCCCCGGCACGCGCGAGGGCGTGCTGCTCTCGCCGGACAAGAAGATCGAACGCGTCCACGCGCTGCTGCTGACCGGCGGCAGCGCCTTCGGGCTGAGTGCGGCGGGCGGCGTGGTCCGGGTGCTGGAGGAACGCGGCGTGGGACACCCGACGCCCTGGGCGCGCGTGCCGCTCGTCCCGGCCGCCGTGATCTACGACCTGGGCGTGGGCCGCGCGGACCTCCGCCCCGGCGAGGCGCAGGGCGAACACGCCGCCCGCGCCGCCAGCGCCGACCCGGTGCCGCGCGGTCTGGTCGGGGCCGGGACCGGCGCGACCGCCGGAAAGTACCTGGGCGGCGGCGTGCCGGGCGGTCTGGGCAGCGTCCTGATCGAACGGCACGGTGTGCGCGTGGGCGCGCTGGCGGTCGTGAATCCCATCGGGGACGTGCTGGACGAACGGGGCGGCGTGCTGGCCGGCCCAGGCGTCGGGCCGGGCGCGGCGGCCTTCACGCCGGGCGACGTGCAGAACACCACCCTGATTGCCGTGGCCACCGAACACAGCCTGAGCAAGACCGAGTGCCGCCGCCTCGCGGACGCCGCGCAGGCCGCGCTGGCCCGCGTCATCCACCCCAGCCACACGCCCTGGGACGGCGACAGCGCCTTCGTCCTCAGCGCCGCGACCCTGCCCCCGGCGGACCCGCTGCTGCTGGTGGCGCTCGTGCAGGAGGCCGTGTGTGCCGCCGTCCGGGACGCCGTGCGCGCCGCCCGGAATGCCTGA
- a CDS encoding sugar phosphate nucleotidyltransferase: MKGLILAAGRGSRLLPISATRAKHAVSVAGVSIIARAVQSLRDAGIDDIGIVCSPSSETDLRDATQQSGHLTFIRQREALGTGHAVLSARAFLEHQPTLLYLGDNLFEDRLTPLIGTLRDADAVIGVKQVPNPQAYGVAIVKNGRLIRLVEKPRKPESNLAACGVFSFRPALLDHVQDLLPSDRGEIEFPQALSALMAAGGQVRAVEFTGFWSDAGTPDDLLSANTHFLTHLQTRIEGRVDRSVVTGPVVIEAGAAVEDSVITGPVWIGPHALVRGATIGPGVSIGAHARVDSARVHASLIDDFARVLHPTQPIFRSLIGRHALVTAPSDTGLQMVIGDRSVMRM; the protein is encoded by the coding sequence ATGAAGGGTCTGATTCTTGCCGCCGGGCGCGGCAGCCGCCTGCTGCCCATCAGCGCGACGCGCGCCAAACACGCCGTGTCCGTGGCTGGCGTGTCCATCATCGCGAGGGCCGTGCAGTCCCTGCGGGACGCCGGCATTGACGACATCGGCATCGTGTGCAGCCCGTCAAGCGAGACGGACCTGCGCGACGCCACGCAACAGAGCGGTCACCTGACCTTCATCCGGCAGCGCGAGGCGCTCGGCACCGGGCACGCCGTCCTGAGCGCCCGCGCCTTCCTGGAACACCAACCCACCCTGCTGTACCTGGGCGACAACCTCTTCGAGGACCGCCTGACCCCCCTGATCGGCACGCTGCGCGACGCGGACGCCGTGATCGGCGTGAAACAGGTCCCGAACCCGCAGGCGTACGGCGTGGCCATCGTCAAGAACGGCCGCCTGATCCGCCTGGTCGAGAAACCCCGCAAACCCGAGAGTAACCTCGCCGCGTGCGGCGTGTTCAGCTTCCGGCCCGCGCTGCTCGACCACGTGCAGGACCTGCTGCCCAGCGACCGGGGGGAGATCGAGTTCCCGCAGGCCCTGAGCGCCCTGATGGCGGCCGGCGGGCAGGTCCGCGCCGTGGAATTCACGGGCTTCTGGAGCGACGCCGGCACCCCGGACGACCTGCTGAGCGCCAACACGCACTTCCTGACGCACCTGCAGACCCGCATCGAGGGCCGCGTGGACCGCAGCGTCGTGACCGGACCGGTCGTGATCGAGGCCGGCGCGGCCGTCGAGGACAGCGTCATCACGGGACCCGTCTGGATCGGCCCGCACGCACTGGTACGCGGCGCGACCATCGGCCCGGGCGTCAGCATCGGCGCGCACGCCCGCGTGGACAGCGCCCGCGTGCACGCCAGCCTGATCGACGACTTCGCGCGGGTGCTGCACCCCACCCAGCCGATCTTCCGCAGTCTGATCGGCCGCCACGCCCTCGTCACCGCGCCCAGCGACACCGGCCTGCAGATGGTCATCGGGGACCGCAGCGTCATGCGAATGTAG
- a CDS encoding response regulator — translation MPRILVVDDDSAILKLVSVILSRAGHEVRTSTHPVEALDLLKVFTPDLVISDVVMPYMTGLEFLEKLRAHEQLSAIPFMLLSSHAERGDVRRGMNLGADDYLPKPFTPQDLTTAIDARLRRAGLTLQGESGMQAKGLGTAQVVWKGNAVSWVSRKALELFFYLLEHKEVTSWEAAEALWPEKDEARASSLFHTTLHRLRRSLSNEAVVSANRRYALASDLNPEYDVQRFELLAAQAEQGSLGLEELRELVTQYGHYLPGTDSPWADDVRARLEQKQLSLLGVAARAATEAGRDRDAAQFHQRALAIDPMSEPDWQGLARALDTIGDPRARLAAQREAWWAVDLD, via the coding sequence ATGCCCCGCATCCTCGTGGTGGACGACGACTCTGCCATCCTCAAACTCGTCAGCGTGATCCTCTCCCGCGCCGGGCACGAGGTGCGCACCAGCACCCACCCCGTCGAAGCCCTCGACCTGCTGAAAGTCTTCACGCCGGACCTCGTCATCAGCGACGTGGTCATGCCGTACATGACCGGCCTGGAATTCCTGGAGAAACTCCGCGCGCACGAGCAGCTGTCCGCCATTCCGTTCATGCTGCTCTCCAGCCACGCCGAGCGCGGTGACGTGCGGCGCGGCATGAACCTCGGCGCGGACGACTACCTGCCCAAACCCTTCACGCCGCAGGACCTGACCACCGCCATCGACGCCCGCTTACGCCGCGCCGGCCTGACCCTCCAGGGCGAGAGCGGCATGCAGGCCAAAGGCCTGGGCACCGCGCAGGTCGTCTGGAAAGGCAACGCCGTCTCCTGGGTCAGCCGCAAGGCCCTCGAACTGTTCTTCTACCTGCTGGAACACAAGGAAGTCACCAGCTGGGAGGCCGCCGAGGCCCTCTGGCCCGAAAAGGACGAGGCGCGCGCCAGCAGCCTGTTCCACACCACCCTGCACCGCCTGCGCCGCAGCCTGAGCAACGAGGCCGTCGTCAGCGCCAACCGCCGCTACGCGCTGGCCAGCGACCTGAACCCCGAATACGACGTGCAACGCTTCGAACTGCTCGCCGCGCAGGCCGAACAGGGCAGCCTGGGCCTCGAGGAACTCCGCGAACTCGTCACGCAGTACGGCCACTACCTCCCCGGCACCGACAGCCCCTGGGCCGACGACGTCCGCGCCCGCCTCGAACAGAAGCAACTCAGCCTGCTCGGCGTGGCCGCCCGCGCCGCCACCGAAGCCGGCCGCGACCGCGACGCCGCGCAGTTCCACCAGCGCGCCCTGGCCATCGACCCCATGAGCGAACCCGACTGGCAGGGCCTCGCCCGCGCCCTCGACACCATCGGCGACCCCCGCGCCCGCCTCGCCGCGCAACGAGAAGCGTGGTGGGCCGTCGACCTCGACTGA
- a CDS encoding TerC/Alx family metal homeostasis membrane protein → MDALMTPWLGQPTWMWLVFITLVGALLAFDLGVLDRLRRRRADAAGVAAEDQVIGIGSSLKLSAFYIAVALAFGGWVWATLGPASGMAYLTGFALEKALALDNVFVISVIFASFAIPRHLQHRVLFWGILGVIILRGLMIGLGTALVTQFDWIMWIFGAFLLLTGIKLLRGGDDETPDMQAHPVVRFLRRFLPISPTLEGQKFLTRLPDARGRLRLHATPLLLALLVVEFADVIFAVDSIPAIFAITQDPFIVYTSNIFAILGLRALYFALAAMVHRFEALKPALALVLVFIGAKIFYAQFYGKVDPAISLTVTLGILGGGVLLSLWRTRHDPTPDAG, encoded by the coding sequence GTGGACGCACTCATGACCCCCTGGCTCGGACAGCCCACCTGGATGTGGCTGGTCTTCATCACCCTCGTTGGCGCCCTGCTGGCCTTCGACCTCGGCGTGCTGGACCGCCTGCGCCGCCGCCGCGCCGACGCGGCCGGCGTGGCGGCCGAGGATCAGGTGATCGGCATCGGCAGCAGCCTCAAACTCAGTGCCTTCTACATCGCCGTGGCGTTGGCCTTCGGGGGGTGGGTGTGGGCCACGCTGGGACCCGCCAGCGGCATGGCGTACCTGACGGGCTTCGCGCTGGAAAAGGCCCTGGCACTCGATAACGTGTTCGTGATCAGCGTGATCTTCGCGTCCTTCGCCATTCCCCGCCACCTGCAGCACCGCGTGCTGTTCTGGGGGATTCTGGGCGTGATCATCCTGCGCGGCCTGATGATCGGCCTGGGCACCGCGCTCGTCACGCAGTTCGACTGGATCATGTGGATCTTCGGCGCGTTCCTGCTGCTGACCGGTATCAAACTGCTGCGCGGCGGCGACGACGAGACCCCGGACATGCAGGCCCACCCGGTCGTGCGCTTCCTGCGCCGCTTCCTGCCCATCAGCCCCACCCTGGAAGGCCAGAAGTTCCTGACCCGCCTGCCCGACGCCCGTGGCCGCCTGCGCCTGCACGCCACGCCGCTGCTGCTGGCGCTGCTGGTCGTGGAATTTGCGGACGTGATCTTCGCCGTGGACAGCATTCCCGCCATCTTCGCCATCACGCAGGACCCGTTCATCGTGTACACCAGCAACATCTTCGCCATCCTGGGACTGCGCGCCCTGTACTTCGCGCTGGCCGCCATGGTCCACCGTTTCGAGGCCCTCAAGCCCGCGCTGGCGCTGGTGCTGGTGTTTATCGGCGCGAAGATCTTCTACGCGCAGTTCTACGGCAAGGTCGACCCGGCCATCAGCCTGACCGTCACGCTCGGCATCCTCGGCGGCGGCGTCCTGCTGAGCCTGTGGCGCACCCGCCACGACCCCACCCCCGACGCGGGCTGA
- a CDS encoding YebC/PmpR family DNA-binding transcriptional regulator, whose amino-acid sequence MAGHSKWSQIKRKKGANDKKRSAMYSKHIRAIQAAVRSGGSGDPSGNLSLKNAIAAAKSDTVPVDNIENAIKRAVGAGEGAAEFKEVTYEGYGPGGTAILIEALTDNVNRTVADIRAVFNKRGGSLGTSGSVAWQFEKKGVILLTDTSEQAQETAIEHGAEDIQESEEGLAISTGPNDLYAVQDALTAAGFSIENAQVDMVPSNTVAVAGDDAKKLLVLIDALEELDDVQNVYSNADLPDDEE is encoded by the coding sequence ATGGCCGGTCACAGCAAATGGTCGCAGATCAAGCGCAAGAAAGGCGCGAACGACAAGAAACGCAGCGCGATGTACTCCAAGCACATCCGCGCCATTCAGGCCGCCGTCCGTTCCGGCGGCAGCGGCGACCCCAGCGGCAACCTCAGCCTGAAAAACGCCATCGCCGCCGCCAAGAGCGACACCGTGCCGGTCGACAACATCGAGAACGCCATCAAACGCGCCGTCGGGGCCGGTGAAGGCGCCGCCGAATTCAAGGAAGTCACGTACGAAGGCTACGGCCCCGGCGGGACCGCCATCCTGATCGAGGCACTGACCGACAACGTGAACCGCACCGTCGCCGACATCCGCGCCGTGTTCAACAAACGCGGCGGCAGCCTCGGCACCAGCGGCTCCGTGGCGTGGCAGTTCGAGAAGAAAGGCGTCATCCTCCTGACCGACACCAGCGAACAGGCGCAGGAAACCGCCATCGAACACGGCGCCGAAGACATCCAGGAATCCGAGGAAGGCCTCGCCATCAGCACCGGCCCCAACGACCTGTACGCCGTGCAGGACGCCCTGACCGCCGCCGGGTTCAGCATCGAGAACGCCCAGGTGGACATGGTCCCCAGCAACACCGTCGCCGTCGCCGGTGACGACGCGAAGAAACTGCTCGTCCTGATCGACGCCCTCGAGGAACTCGACGACGTGCAGAACGTCTACAGCAACGCCGACCTCCCCGACGACGAGGAATAA
- a CDS encoding response regulator transcription factor produces MEQRILLIEDNPDITRVVQYELEQAGYRVLAAPDGVTGLTSARESNPDLVILDLGLPDFDGAEIARRLRKTSSVPIIILTAMDAVDRKVNLLEAGADDYMTKPFHPEELVARVKVQLRHQQHGEVISIGPLEIHPQKRLCHYNGHEVRLSPKEFDLLTFLARQPGRVYSRQEIEREVWNGELPSNSNVVDVHMANMRAKLRDLDGYGIIRTVRGIGYALKTP; encoded by the coding sequence ATGGAGCAACGCATCCTACTTATTGAAGACAACCCGGACATCACCCGCGTCGTGCAGTACGAACTCGAGCAGGCCGGGTACCGGGTCCTGGCCGCGCCGGACGGCGTGACCGGCCTGACCAGCGCCCGCGAGAGCAACCCCGACCTGGTGATCCTGGATCTGGGGCTGCCGGACTTCGACGGCGCGGAGATCGCCCGCCGCCTGCGCAAGACCAGCAGCGTGCCGATCATCATCCTGACCGCCATGGACGCCGTGGACCGCAAGGTGAACCTGCTGGAGGCCGGCGCGGACGATTACATGACCAAGCCCTTCCACCCGGAGGAACTCGTGGCGCGCGTGAAGGTGCAGCTGCGGCACCAGCAGCACGGCGAGGTCATCTCGATCGGGCCGCTGGAGATCCACCCGCAGAAGCGCCTGTGCCACTACAACGGGCACGAGGTGCGCCTGTCGCCCAAGGAGTTCGACCTGCTGACCTTCCTGGCCCGCCAGCCGGGCCGCGTGTACTCCCGCCAGGAGATAGAGCGCGAGGTCTGGAACGGCGAGCTGCCCAGCAACAGCAACGTCGTGGACGTGCACATGGCGAACATGCGCGCCAAGCTGCGCGACCTCGACGGGTACGGGATCATCCGCACGGTGCGCGGTATCGGGTACGCCCTCAAGACGCCCTGA
- a CDS encoding alpha/beta hydrolase translates to MEHLNGADLYFEVTGDPTGPDAPVVFLHGGPGYNSYSFQTAFGDRLPRAAVFLDQRGCGRSGPLEDTEQGADTLDLDTLVGDLEAVRDFLGAERIVPLGHGFGALIALEYARRHPTRTARVIVVNPWVHYPDLARTLLEEASARRGTPLDDPAARVRAGTPEGQHAPVGAARIEAAFELLNARDLLNALQFRDAPTRMRLEFMDAEGQLVGGGEVQEALVNQGLWEFEYPPFLAEIRRPVFVISGAHDRTSYPEQVQWVADLADGDVTVLDAAHYPWLDDEDAFAQALEDALTR, encoded by the coding sequence ATGGAGCACCTGAACGGCGCGGACCTGTACTTCGAGGTGACGGGCGACCCCACCGGCCCCGACGCCCCGGTGGTGTTCCTGCACGGCGGCCCCGGCTACAACAGCTACTCGTTCCAGACGGCGTTCGGGGACCGCCTGCCGCGCGCGGCCGTGTTCCTCGACCAGCGTGGCTGCGGGCGCAGCGGGCCGCTGGAGGACACCGAACAGGGCGCCGACACCCTGGACCTCGACACGCTCGTCGGCGATCTGGAGGCCGTGCGCGACTTCCTGGGCGCCGAACGGATCGTGCCGCTCGGGCACGGCTTCGGGGCGCTGATCGCGCTGGAGTACGCCCGCCGCCACCCCACCCGCACCGCCCGCGTGATCGTCGTGAACCCCTGGGTGCACTACCCGGACCTGGCGCGCACCCTGCTGGAGGAGGCCAGTGCGCGGCGCGGCACGCCCCTGGACGACCCGGCCGCGCGCGTGCGGGCCGGGACGCCCGAGGGGCAGCACGCCCCGGTGGGCGCGGCGCGGATCGAGGCGGCCTTCGAGCTGCTGAACGCCCGCGACCTGCTGAACGCCCTGCAGTTCCGGGACGCCCCCACCCGCATGCGCCTGGAATTCATGGACGCCGAGGGGCAACTCGTGGGCGGCGGCGAGGTCCAGGAGGCACTCGTGAACCAGGGCCTGTGGGAGTTCGAGTACCCGCCGTTCCTGGCGGAGATCCGCCGGCCGGTGTTCGTGATCTCCGGCGCGCACGACCGCACCAGCTACCCCGAGCAGGTGCAGTGGGTCGCGGACCTCGCGGACGGCGACGTGACCGTGCTGGACGCCGCGCACTACCCCTGGCTGGACGACGAGGACGCCTTCGCGCAGGCGCTCGAAGACGCCCTGACCCGCTGA
- the alaS gene encoding alanine--tRNA ligase, whose protein sequence is MTGPLSTAQIREKYLQFFESKGHLRLPSYSTVAPDPTTLFTVAGMQPFKEQFMGAPAVFDGVANRRVTTAQKCLRIGDIENVGRTLRHCSLLEMLGNFSFGDYFKQESLTWAWEFLTSPEWLGLDRARLYVTIYEEDEEAFRIWTEVNGLPADHILRFGADENFWPADAPKEGPNGPCGPCSEIFYDRGPKYGNDTWAEYAETRESARFLEIWNNVFPQFDRQDPLPDGTPVLKDLPFKNIDTGMGLERIATVVQDVYDFYSNDVFAPIVARVAEMSGQPYEGPQSVSHRVVAEHIRSVSMVIADGSVPSNTGRGYVVRKILRRACRHAYLLGLREPSLFKLVPIVVDRMGDAYPELRENQAKVEATVRAEEESFLRTLEGGIQRLGRLLSGMERGATLSGNDAFVLYDTYGFPVDLTKEIAEEYGITVDEAGYAESLENAQNLARAGSKYGKSELFGGNMEALDGLSPTVFVGYDDLQADGEVVALVGAGERLKHLPAGSEATVVLSRTPFYAEGGGEVGDTGRLEWDGGAGVVRDTRKTPQGVFLHDVLVESGELREGVSVRAVVSGERLAIQRHHTATHLLQSALRAVLGSGVQQKGSLVAADRLRFDFSHGAALSADEIAAVEALVSRWVSANFAVTWQEMPIADAKAAGATALFGEKYGETVRVVRVGGSVEYAGQTVSSMELCGGAHVTRTGDIGAFVILSDENVAAGVRRVEALAGEQATAWVRERLNAAARAAALLNTSPDGLEARVTGLQTQLKAAEKETVTVRRQLAEAQMGGGAGGAAQTRELGGFRVAALKLSGIEGNELRGAADKLLDQSGADMVVLAGDKGLVVKATRDAVTRGAHAGQLIGKLAAAGGGRGGGRPDMAQAGVTDADAALGALDTAF, encoded by the coding sequence ATGACTGGTCCGCTTTCTACCGCACAGATTCGCGAGAAGTACCTGCAGTTCTTCGAGAGTAAGGGGCATCTGCGTCTGCCGAGTTACAGCACGGTCGCGCCGGATCCGACGACGCTGTTCACGGTGGCGGGCATGCAGCCGTTCAAGGAGCAGTTCATGGGTGCGCCGGCCGTGTTCGACGGCGTGGCGAACAGGCGTGTGACGACGGCGCAGAAGTGCCTGCGGATCGGGGATATCGAGAACGTGGGGCGGACGCTGCGGCACTGCTCGCTGCTGGAGATGCTGGGGAACTTCTCCTTCGGGGATTACTTCAAGCAGGAGTCGCTGACGTGGGCGTGGGAGTTTCTGACCAGCCCGGAGTGGCTGGGTCTGGACCGGGCGCGGCTGTACGTGACGATCTACGAGGAGGACGAGGAGGCGTTCCGCATCTGGACCGAGGTGAACGGGCTGCCGGCCGATCACATCCTGCGGTTCGGGGCGGATGAGAACTTCTGGCCGGCGGACGCGCCGAAGGAGGGTCCGAACGGGCCGTGCGGGCCGTGCAGCGAGATCTTCTATGACCGCGGGCCGAAGTACGGGAACGACACCTGGGCGGAGTACGCCGAGACCCGTGAGAGCGCGCGGTTCCTGGAGATCTGGAACAACGTGTTCCCGCAGTTCGACCGTCAGGATCCGCTGCCGGACGGCACGCCGGTCCTGAAGGACCTGCCCTTCAAGAACATCGATACCGGCATGGGTCTGGAGCGCATCGCGACTGTGGTGCAGGACGTGTACGATTTCTACAGCAACGACGTGTTCGCGCCGATCGTGGCGAGGGTCGCCGAGATGAGCGGGCAGCCGTACGAGGGGCCGCAGAGTGTGTCTCACCGCGTGGTGGCCGAGCACATCCGCAGCGTGAGCATGGTGATCGCGGACGGCAGCGTGCCCAGCAACACGGGGCGCGGGTACGTGGTGCGCAAGATCCTGCGCCGCGCGTGCCGTCACGCGTACCTGCTGGGCCTGCGTGAGCCGAGCCTGTTCAAGCTCGTGCCGATCGTGGTGGACCGCATGGGCGACGCGTACCCGGAACTGCGGGAGAATCAGGCGAAGGTCGAGGCGACCGTGCGGGCCGAGGAGGAGAGCTTCCTGCGGACGCTGGAGGGCGGCATTCAGCGCCTGGGCAGGCTGCTGAGCGGCATGGAGAGGGGCGCGACGCTGTCCGGCAACGACGCGTTCGTGCTGTACGACACGTACGGGTTCCCGGTGGACCTGACGAAGGAGATCGCCGAGGAGTACGGGATCACGGTGGACGAGGCCGGGTACGCGGAGAGCCTGGAGAACGCGCAGAACCTCGCGCGGGCGGGCAGCAAGTACGGGAAGAGCGAACTGTTCGGCGGGAATATGGAGGCGCTGGACGGCCTCTCCCCCACTGTGTTCGTCGGGTATGACGACCTGCAGGCGGACGGCGAGGTCGTGGCGCTGGTCGGGGCGGGCGAGCGCCTGAAGCACCTGCCGGCCGGGTCGGAGGCGACGGTGGTGCTGTCCCGCACGCCGTTCTACGCCGAGGGTGGCGGCGAGGTGGGTGACACCGGACGCCTCGAGTGGGACGGGGGCGCCGGCGTGGTGCGGGACACCCGCAAGACGCCGCAGGGCGTGTTCCTGCATGACGTGCTGGTCGAGTCCGGCGAGCTGAGGGAGGGCGTGAGTGTGCGCGCGGTCGTGTCGGGCGAGCGGCTGGCCATCCAGCGGCACCACACGGCCACGCACCTGCTGCAGTCGGCGCTGCGGGCCGTGCTGGGGAGCGGCGTGCAGCAGAAGGGGTCGCTGGTGGCGGCCGACCGGCTGCGCTTCGACTTCTCGCACGGCGCGGCCCTGAGTGCCGATGAGATCGCGGCGGTCGAGGCCCTGGTGAGCCGCTGGGTGAGCGCGAACTTCGCGGTCACGTGGCAGGAGATGCCCATTGCGGACGCGAAGGCGGCGGGCGCGACCGCGCTGTTCGGCGAGAAGTACGGCGAGACGGTGCGGGTCGTGCGCGTGGGCGGCAGCGTGGAGTACGCGGGGCAGACCGTCAGCTCCATGGAACTGTGCGGCGGCGCGCACGTGACCCGCACCGGCGACATCGGCGCGTTCGTGATCCTGAGTGACGAGAACGTGGCGGCCGGGGTGCGCCGCGTGGAAGCCCTGGCGGGCGAGCAGGCCACCGCGTGGGTGCGCGAGCGCCTGAACGCTGCCGCGCGGGCCGCCGCGCTGCTGAACACCAGCCCCGATGGTCTGGAGGCCCGCGTGACCGGCCTGCAGACGCAGCTGAAGGCCGCCGAGAAGGAAACCGTGACCGTCCGCCGTCAGCTGGCCGAGGCGCAGATGGGCGGCGGCGCCGGCGGGGCCGCGCAGACCCGCGAGCTGGGCGGGTTCAGGGTCGCCGCGCTGAAACTCTCGGGCATCGAGGGCAACGAGCTGCGCGGCGCGGCCGACAAACTGCTCGACCAGAGCGGCGCGGACATGGTCGTCCTGGCGGGCGACAAGGGCCTGGTCGTGAAGGCCACCAGGGACGCCGTGACGCGCGGCGCGCACGCCGGGCAGCTGATCGGCAAGCTCGCCGCGGCGGGCGGAGGCAGGGGCGGCGGCCGCCCCGACATGGCCCAGGCGGGCGTGACGGATGCCGACGCGGCGCTGGGGGCGCTGGACACGGCGTTCTGA
- a CDS encoding amidohydrolase has translation MTQPLTVIHARTLTLDDARPEVQAVLVGGGRVLAAGSREEVGALAPHAQVLDHRDLLLTPGLAEAHIHLVTYGFSLSEVSLHGARSVAEVQARVAQRVMNTPPGTWIRGGGFLLSELGLSGYPSAALLDEVSPHHPVLLYSRDLHLSWANSAALRLAGIHEGTPDPEGGRIVRPLGCLLEHASDLVARAIPVPTEAQYLAAARAGADDLAARGYVSAHTMAFEPVEAPRALQTLAQRGELPLRVWACLPHERLGHARALGLSRAPGGLFQWGGVKFFADGALGSRTAWLHAPGFADGSGTGMPLDPPDLIADLGREAIELGLTPVTHAIGDRANTEVLNAYDRLRPHAGARGIRLRVEHAQHLRAEDLPRFRGLTASVQPIHLQADGPMIRELMPHLEGLSYAFRSLRDAGAVLAFGSDAPVAPPEYRANFAAAITRVDDSGVRLAPGEALSELDVLHAHTRGPALAAGWDDEGIIRPGARAAFTLWDRLGGNAQALVLEG, from the coding sequence ATGACGCAGCCGCTGACCGTGATTCACGCCCGCACCCTGACGCTCGACGACGCCCGGCCGGAGGTGCAGGCCGTGCTGGTCGGGGGTGGCCGCGTCCTGGCGGCCGGGTCGCGGGAGGAGGTGGGGGCGCTGGCGCCGCACGCGCAGGTGCTCGATCACCGGGACCTGCTGCTGACGCCGGGGCTGGCGGAGGCGCACATTCATCTGGTCACGTACGGATTCTCGCTCTCGGAGGTGAGTCTGCACGGGGCGCGGAGTGTCGCGGAGGTTCAGGCGCGGGTGGCGCAGCGGGTGATGAACACGCCGCCCGGCACCTGGATTCGCGGTGGGGGCTTCCTGCTGTCGGAACTGGGTCTGAGTGGGTACCCGTCGGCGGCGCTGCTGGACGAGGTCAGCCCGCACCACCCGGTGCTGCTGTACTCGCGGGACCTGCACCTGAGCTGGGCGAACAGTGCGGCGCTGCGACTGGCCGGGATTCACGAGGGCACGCCGGACCCGGAGGGCGGGCGGATCGTGCGGCCGCTCGGGTGCCTGCTGGAGCACGCGTCGGATCTGGTCGCGCGGGCCATTCCGGTCCCGACCGAGGCGCAGTACCTCGCGGCGGCCCGCGCGGGGGCGGACGATCTGGCCGCGCGCGGGTACGTGAGCGCGCACACCATGGCCTTCGAGCCGGTCGAGGCGCCCCGGGCGCTGCAGACCCTCGCGCAGCGGGGTGAACTGCCCCTGCGGGTGTGGGCGTGCCTGCCGCACGAGCGCCTGGGGCACGCCCGCGCGCTGGGCCTGAGCCGCGCGCCCGGCGGCCTGTTCCAGTGGGGCGGGGTGAAGTTCTTCGCGGACGGCGCGCTCGGCAGCCGCACCGCGTGGCTGCACGCGCCCGGCTTCGCGGACGGCTCCGGCACCGGCATGCCGCTGGACCCGCCGGACCTCATCGCGGACCTGGGCCGCGAGGCGATCGAACTGGGCCTGACGCCCGTCACGCACGCCATCGGGGACCGCGCGAACACCGAGGTCCTGAACGCCTACGACCGCCTGCGCCCCCACGCCGGGGCGCGCGGCATCCGCCTGCGCGTCGAGCACGCCCAGCACCTGCGCGCCGAGGACCTCCCGCGCTTCCGGGGCCTGACCGCCAGCGTGCAGCCCATCCACCTCCAGGCGGACGGCCCCATGATCCGGGAACTCATGCCGCACCTGGAGGGCCTCAGTTACGCCTTCCGGTCCCTGCGGGACGCCGGGGCGGTCCTCGCGTTCGGCAGCGACGCCCCGGTCGCCCCGCCCGAGTACCGCGCGAACTTCGCCGCCGCGATCACCCGCGTGGACGACAGCGGCGTTCGCCTCGCGCCCGGCGAGGCGCTGAGCGAACTCGACGTCCTGCACGCCCACACGCGCGGCCCCGCCCTCGCCGCCGGCTGGGACGACGAGGGCATCATCCGCCCCGGCGCCCGCGCCGCCTTCACCCTCTGGGACCGCCTCGGCGGCAACGCCCAGGCCCTGGTGCTGGAGGGTTGA